The following are encoded in a window of Novosphingobium sp. ZN18A2 genomic DNA:
- a CDS encoding DUF6791 domain-containing protein: MMQKLPSSEDGSIQRLLDAGFALYRRGPYLVMPVPYLDASGEPRTGLMVDTINQDADGQARTQPMNHQMYFIGDQPYDHEGRILFSGNGASVVPLFDGKSSSFYWSWKPLGDDGAKREYVSLEEKFTEYAFYVSGPAEAKHPRFKVAPFADIGQVDEDCPFPFDDMNSARANLSELDRLLAEDTVAIIGAGGTGSYIFDLISKTRVKAIRLYDFDAFDIHNAFRIPGATHREELGQPKVRVIEQRYANWHKGTKAIEEKLDGRSWDLLDGVTFAFLAVDKIAARREIAKLLLAHEIPVVIVGMGLHHGNPGLTGMVDTTLLDTASSADVIAEVIGDNLIDIPDEYQKNIQTVELNALNAAMAVLMYKKYRGYYAGGHSTSQATLTISTMQLDRE; the protein is encoded by the coding sequence ATGATGCAGAAGTTACCTTCGTCAGAGGATGGCAGCATCCAACGGCTGCTTGATGCGGGGTTCGCGCTCTACCGACGCGGTCCTTACCTGGTCATGCCAGTTCCATATCTCGACGCTTCTGGCGAACCGCGTACCGGGCTGATGGTCGATACCATTAACCAGGACGCAGATGGTCAAGCGCGTACCCAGCCGATGAACCACCAAATGTATTTCATCGGCGACCAACCCTACGATCATGAGGGGCGTATCCTGTTCAGCGGAAATGGGGCGAGCGTGGTTCCGCTTTTTGATGGCAAGTCCTCGTCGTTCTACTGGTCGTGGAAGCCGCTAGGCGATGACGGGGCCAAGCGCGAATATGTTAGCCTCGAAGAGAAGTTCACGGAGTATGCTTTCTATGTCTCCGGACCTGCCGAGGCGAAGCATCCCCGGTTCAAGGTGGCACCCTTCGCTGACATCGGACAGGTTGACGAGGATTGCCCGTTCCCGTTTGATGATATGAACTCGGCTCGCGCGAACCTCAGTGAGCTAGACAGGCTCCTTGCCGAAGACACAGTCGCGATCATTGGCGCTGGTGGAACTGGATCGTACATCTTTGATCTGATTTCAAAGACGCGGGTCAAAGCGATCCGCCTTTACGATTTCGACGCGTTCGATATCCACAATGCGTTCCGCATCCCTGGTGCGACCCATCGCGAAGAACTCGGGCAGCCGAAAGTTCGAGTGATCGAGCAGCGCTATGCCAACTGGCATAAGGGTACGAAGGCGATCGAGGAAAAGCTTGATGGCAGGTCGTGGGATCTTCTTGATGGCGTGACCTTCGCATTCCTCGCCGTCGACAAGATCGCCGCCCGCCGAGAGATCGCCAAACTACTCCTCGCGCACGAAATCCCAGTTGTGATTGTCGGTATGGGACTGCACCACGGCAATCCGGGCCTCACAGGCATGGTGGATACGACTCTTCTCGACACGGCTAGTTCTGCCGACGTGATTGCCGAGGTGATCGGCGACAATCTGATCGACATTCCCGACGAGTACCAGAAGAACATCCAGACGGTAGAGCTAAACGCCCTAAACGCGGCTATGGCCGTACTCATGTACAAGAAGTATCGGGGCTATTACGCTGGTGGGCATTCCACCTCCCAGGCCACGCTCACCATCTCCACCATGCAGCTCGACCGTGAATGA
- a CDS encoding multiubiquitin domain-containing protein, with translation MNDHNSGADGKAAKTVDIEVNDTTHTVPKGKISFDELVKLAFGVGANPADGYRISYDRGHGNASAKLKPGGSIEVVEGMDFTVTGTGQS, from the coding sequence ATGAACGATCACAACTCTGGAGCGGACGGCAAGGCGGCAAAGACTGTCGACATCGAAGTCAATGACACGACCCATACCGTTCCCAAGGGCAAAATCTCGTTCGACGAACTGGTGAAGCTGGCTTTCGGTGTCGGCGCCAACCCGGCAGACGGGTACCGCATCTCATACGACCGCGGCCACGGCAACGCGTCAGCCAAGCTCAAGCCGGGCGGTTCGATCGAGGTTGTCGAAGGCATGGATTTCACCGTGACCGGCACTGGCCAGTCCTGA
- a CDS encoding DUF2188 domain-containing protein, translating into MTENDVFVNIDIRTVAGQARLKEVEAMSNGKRIHVVPHNGAWATRREGASRVASTHTTQSGAIDAARGRAIRGAGEVVIHRPDGRIRDSNSYGNDPFPPKG; encoded by the coding sequence GTGACAGAAAATGACGTGTTCGTCAACATAGACATACGAACTGTAGCGGGTCAAGCCCGCCTTAAAGAGGTTGAAGCAATGAGCAATGGCAAGCGCATCCATGTCGTGCCCCACAACGGTGCGTGGGCGACCCGTCGCGAAGGTGCCAGCCGGGTGGCCAGCACCCATACGACCCAATCAGGCGCGATCGATGCCGCTCGCGGTCGTGCGATTCGCGGCGCTGGTGAAGTCGTGATCCATCGGCCCGATGGTCGGATCCGCGACTCGAATTCCTACGGCAACGATCCCTTTCCTCCGAAGGGGTGA
- a CDS encoding helix-turn-helix transcriptional regulator — protein MNESSSETVFGTRLKEARERQGLSQAQLADRAEMQPSAIAHFEANRRKPSFENVRRLATALGVSSDYLLGVQATVAFRNEDKLTAGDRDYIQGLIDRLAGAGKP, from the coding sequence ATGAACGAGTCAAGCTCGGAAACCGTGTTTGGCACGCGGCTCAAGGAAGCGCGCGAAAGGCAGGGGCTTAGCCAAGCCCAATTAGCGGATCGCGCCGAGATGCAGCCATCCGCGATCGCTCACTTCGAGGCGAATCGTCGTAAACCCTCATTCGAAAATGTGCGCCGCCTGGCGACAGCACTCGGCGTATCGTCTGATTACCTATTGGGTGTGCAAGCGACGGTCGCCTTCCGGAACGAGGACAAGCTCACCGCAGGCGACAGGGACTATATCCAAGGTCTGATCGACCGGTTAGCAGGAGCAGGTAAGCCCTGA
- a CDS encoding ImmA/IrrE family metallo-endopeptidase — translation MATQTGQKRARDDGYNAFPVDPFAIAAKHDLHVEQKPAGMPGVSGALIFADPKPIIIYSAELENEGFERFSVAHELGHYFLPDHPDEILKAGGQHFSRAGFSEGSSSIELEADHFAAGLLMPGDLVRRNLDQHQVGLEGICRLAEDARVSLTAAAIRAAECASFPLCIIVSSGAEVRYAFPSRAFKALGKRIFLRKGEPLPSGVTASFNSRPENVMAARRVTGESDLMDWFDTDRRVHLDEDVIGLGRYGFTLTVLSSEALLEPDDEDEDDEEAMNDSWTPRFAYGR, via the coding sequence ATGGCGACCCAAACCGGCCAGAAGCGGGCGCGGGATGATGGCTACAATGCCTTTCCCGTCGACCCCTTCGCGATCGCAGCGAAGCATGACCTACATGTCGAGCAGAAACCGGCCGGGATGCCGGGCGTGTCCGGCGCCCTCATCTTTGCAGATCCTAAGCCGATCATTATTTATTCCGCCGAACTTGAGAATGAGGGGTTCGAGCGATTCAGCGTGGCCCATGAATTGGGTCATTATTTCCTGCCCGACCATCCTGACGAGATACTGAAGGCTGGGGGGCAGCATTTTTCGCGGGCCGGATTTTCGGAAGGGTCCAGCTCGATCGAACTCGAAGCGGACCATTTCGCTGCCGGGCTGCTGATGCCAGGCGATCTGGTGCGCAGAAATCTCGACCAGCATCAGGTAGGTCTCGAAGGCATCTGCCGACTGGCCGAGGACGCCCGCGTCTCCCTCACCGCCGCCGCGATCCGGGCGGCTGAATGCGCCTCCTTTCCCCTCTGTATTATCGTCAGCAGCGGCGCGGAGGTTCGTTACGCCTTTCCCTCTCGCGCCTTCAAAGCACTCGGCAAACGCATCTTTCTCAGGAAGGGTGAGCCTCTGCCCTCCGGCGTGACGGCGTCCTTCAACTCGCGCCCCGAGAATGTGATGGCTGCCCGTCGTGTGACGGGCGAATCTGACCTCATGGATTGGTTCGATACCGACCGCCGCGTGCACCTCGACGAAGATGTGATAGGGCTTGGTCGATACGGATTCACTCTCACCGTTCTGTCGTCGGAGGCCCTCCTCGAACCCGATGATGAAGATGAAGATGACGAGGAAGCGATGAATGATAGCTGGACGCCACGTTTCGCTTATGGACGCTGA
- a CDS encoding DUF3800 domain-containing protein — protein MHLIYYDEVKHSPPEQPSYWLGGVCVSHELVPEIEAQISAIAERAFGSAVLSKETEIHGIELCRGKGNFKGRDFGERLELLKELLTIIAREEVMLIRVKVNPANITHSSDSPADIAFMFFVEKSDELLRAKSSLGMLFGDYDEPAIGTSVANLSEFRRGSTRWARGKGIANLIDTVHFAKSHHSRMIQLADVHLYASQFMWGDNSSGWRKAVAEVISASGSLGPTKYKDWPQEARWYR, from the coding sequence GTGCACCTAATCTACTACGACGAAGTGAAGCACTCTCCACCCGAGCAGCCTTCCTACTGGCTAGGAGGCGTGTGCGTCTCGCATGAGCTGGTGCCTGAGATCGAAGCTCAGATCAGCGCGATCGCGGAACGTGCATTCGGCTCGGCGGTGTTGAGTAAAGAGACGGAGATCCACGGGATCGAGCTTTGCCGAGGGAAGGGCAATTTCAAGGGGCGGGATTTTGGCGAACGGCTTGAGCTGCTCAAGGAGCTTCTCACGATTATCGCGCGAGAGGAAGTTATGCTTATCCGCGTGAAGGTAAACCCCGCGAACATTACCCATTCGAGCGACTCACCTGCAGATATCGCGTTCATGTTTTTCGTTGAAAAGTCGGACGAGTTGCTTCGCGCGAAATCCTCGCTCGGTATGTTGTTCGGAGACTACGACGAACCCGCAATCGGCACCTCCGTGGCTAACCTATCGGAGTTCCGACGAGGCAGTACGCGTTGGGCTAGAGGCAAAGGCATCGCCAATCTCATAGACACCGTCCACTTCGCGAAGTCACATCATAGCAGGATGATCCAGCTTGCCGATGTGCATCTCTACGCAAGCCAATTCATGTGGGGGGACAACAGTTCCGGATGGCGAAAGGCAGTTGCCGAGGTGATTAGTGCGAGCGGATCACTAGGTCCCACGAAGTACAAAGATTGGCCGCAGGAGGCGCGATGGTATAGATGA
- a CDS encoding cation:proton antiporter, producing MHTQLPFLREIILFLAAAGLVMPIVRRLKISPVLGFLCIGLLIGPYGLGQLEEQVPAIGHFVVSDLQGIQTIGELGVTFLLFSIGLEMSVAQLWGMRRTVFGLGSAQILFGALAIGLAASVLGTDTKTAILFGLCLALSSTAIVVQLLSEQLRLASNAGRTAFGILLMQDLAVVPILLYVGVLGSRIEGSFWSAIVLSIGEALLTVAAIFLIGRLVVRPVLRFAGSSGSREMFMAAVLLFILGTSALTAEAGLSMALGAFLAGLLFSGTEYRHQVNSDIEPFKGLLLALFFISVGMRIDLMEIWNDLGAIALAAIALIVGKAVILVILARAFGHPWSVATEVGILLGEGGEFALVAVSAASSVGAIAIDMSQFLISVVVLTMLVTPGLAWLGRITGNAIAVTENETQNAAPEDVASDTIVIGGFGRVGRIIGKILEGQRIRYVAIDSDPILVASEKGRGLPIYYGDASNPELLRHIGISKAAAFITTMDQRNAAEHIVSAVHRSWPHIPIYARARDPAHARKMKQFGAYDAIPETTEASLQLSESLLFGLGIPDDVARSIIDQVRDDLCFDPPVRKIEEEGDHTGEQRSAPSQ from the coding sequence ATGCACACCCAATTGCCATTCCTGCGGGAAATCATTCTGTTCCTGGCTGCAGCCGGCCTGGTCATGCCGATTGTGCGACGACTGAAAATCAGTCCTGTGCTGGGATTCCTGTGCATTGGTTTGTTGATCGGCCCGTACGGCCTCGGGCAGCTTGAGGAGCAGGTTCCGGCGATCGGCCATTTCGTGGTTTCAGATCTCCAAGGCATTCAGACCATTGGAGAACTAGGCGTCACTTTTCTCCTGTTCAGCATCGGGCTTGAAATGTCTGTTGCCCAGCTCTGGGGTATGAGACGAACGGTGTTCGGTCTTGGCTCGGCCCAAATTCTTTTTGGCGCACTTGCGATCGGGCTTGCCGCAAGCGTCCTTGGCACAGACACAAAGACCGCCATTCTCTTCGGATTGTGCCTTGCCCTGTCTTCGACGGCTATCGTGGTGCAACTATTGTCGGAACAACTGCGCCTCGCGTCAAACGCAGGCAGGACAGCGTTCGGCATTTTGCTGATGCAGGATCTCGCAGTTGTGCCGATCCTTCTCTATGTTGGCGTCCTTGGATCCAGGATCGAAGGATCATTTTGGTCTGCGATCGTACTATCCATCGGTGAGGCATTGCTCACCGTCGCAGCGATATTCCTGATCGGCCGTTTAGTTGTTCGTCCCGTACTCAGGTTCGCTGGAAGCAGCGGCAGCCGGGAAATGTTCATGGCTGCGGTGCTGCTGTTCATTCTCGGAACGTCTGCACTGACAGCCGAAGCGGGTCTGTCCATGGCACTTGGAGCATTTCTGGCAGGACTGCTGTTCTCCGGAACAGAATATCGCCACCAAGTGAACAGCGACATCGAACCGTTCAAGGGGCTCTTGCTGGCGCTGTTCTTCATATCGGTCGGCATGAGGATCGATTTGATGGAGATATGGAACGATCTAGGCGCGATTGCGCTCGCGGCGATTGCCCTGATCGTCGGCAAGGCCGTCATCCTTGTAATCCTTGCACGAGCTTTCGGTCACCCCTGGAGTGTAGCCACTGAAGTCGGGATCCTGCTGGGTGAAGGCGGAGAATTCGCATTGGTTGCAGTGAGCGCTGCATCAAGCGTGGGCGCAATCGCAATCGATATGTCGCAATTCCTGATTTCCGTTGTCGTCCTGACAATGCTGGTCACACCGGGGCTCGCGTGGCTTGGCCGGATAACGGGCAATGCCATCGCGGTAACGGAGAACGAAACCCAGAATGCCGCGCCCGAGGACGTTGCATCGGACACAATCGTGATTGGCGGCTTTGGCCGCGTTGGACGAATAATCGGCAAGATCCTTGAAGGCCAGCGCATCCGCTATGTCGCGATTGACTCCGACCCCATTCTTGTCGCGTCCGAAAAGGGCCGAGGACTGCCAATCTATTATGGTGATGCAAGCAATCCGGAATTGTTGCGGCACATCGGGATCAGCAAGGCTGCGGCATTTATTACGACCATGGACCAGCGGAACGCCGCAGAACATATCGTTTCCGCCGTTCACCGATCATGGCCACACATCCCGATTTACGCGCGCGCGCGTGACCCCGCCCACGCCCGAAAAATGAAGCAATTCGGAGCATATGACGCCATACCTGAAACGACCGAGGCCAGCCTTCAGCTTTCGGAGTCCCTCTTGTTTGGCCTTGGCATTCCCGACGACGTCGCACGGTCCATCATTGATCAGGTGCGCGACGATTTGTGCTTTGATCCCCCTGTCCGCAAGATCGAAGAGGAAGGTGACCACACTGGGGAACAAAGGTCGGCACCCAGCCAATAG
- a CDS encoding universal stress protein: MGSILRSIVMATDLSARCDRAFDRAKALARECGAKLNILHVAEAVQSVGHEAREATARKLIVEDLGGDPAEITIAYGSAPKAIARTTDAIGSDLLICGVSRWNGINDFILGTAVDHIVRYASVPVLVVKRRPHAPYRRILLATDFSDCSRAALITAAQIFPQTEIHVVHAFHVSYEGWNVAPEEHDSWQRKAQGELDTFLAHPDIDRSLRARIQPMLVYGDTRTEIGKATNEIEPDLVVLGTHGRGWVAHATIGSMASDLLASLPMDTLMVRKR; encoded by the coding sequence ATGGGATCAATATTGCGTTCTATCGTCATGGCTACGGACTTGAGTGCACGTTGCGACCGGGCGTTCGACCGAGCAAAGGCGCTAGCGCGTGAATGCGGCGCGAAACTAAATATTCTGCATGTTGCCGAAGCCGTTCAATCCGTTGGTCATGAAGCCAGAGAGGCTACTGCACGCAAGTTGATTGTTGAAGACCTCGGAGGCGATCCTGCAGAAATCACTATCGCATACGGATCGGCGCCCAAGGCGATAGCGAGGACGACAGACGCAATTGGCAGCGACCTCCTGATCTGCGGCGTAAGCCGATGGAATGGGATCAACGATTTCATTCTGGGCACAGCCGTTGATCACATTGTCCGCTATGCGTCTGTGCCGGTTCTCGTCGTGAAACGAAGGCCGCACGCTCCTTATCGCCGCATTCTGCTGGCAACGGACTTTTCCGACTGTTCGCGCGCCGCCCTGATAACGGCAGCACAAATCTTCCCGCAAACCGAAATCCATGTGGTTCACGCATTCCATGTGTCCTACGAGGGCTGGAACGTGGCACCGGAGGAACATGATAGCTGGCAAAGGAAGGCCCAGGGTGAATTGGATACATTCCTCGCGCATCCTGACATCGACCGCAGCCTGCGAGCGCGAATTCAACCGATGCTTGTGTATGGCGACACGCGCACAGAAATCGGCAAGGCAACCAACGAAATTGAACCTGATCTTGTTGTTCTCGGAACTCATGGCCGTGGCTGGGTCGCCCATGCCACAATAGGAAGTATGGCTTCTGACCTACTCGCGTCGCTGCCAATGGATACGCTAATGGTACGCAAACGCTAG
- a CDS encoding POTRA domain-containing protein codes for MGRALVVGGILLGASTGLRAQTAPSPGTILKQSTPPPPLPTAPDSVLKLPGPSQQSADDSTPIPVTHIELTGNSLISSNQLKPLVQGLEGRTVTLGALQLAAQRITALYQERGYPLAHAFVPAQTITKGVVRIEVVEPHYDRIDIDDHSRLRMSQAKSTLGLSAGSAIAQGGLERGLLLLNRTPGIRVAGTLVPGAQPATSTLQVRIDNTPLLHAAFYSDNYGNDSTGRARIGGSLSLDNPLGHGAQLTLNALTSTNGLLHSYGFSVTSPDLSNGLRAGAYGSHTDYRLGGDFAALEMSGRVRQVGADLDYPLLMAPGRLIGLRLDALHNDFAQRSGVLATDSRWHINLLRLSLNGAFADSGGGLTSGGLSISRGVLGLDSADARNANNTGIGAPGEFWVGQLLLQRDQTLPLGWNLTVRFSGQLASRSLDGSEQFYLGGPYAVMSAPANNGGGDDGVLLDARIMHPIPGIHTGRLQGGGMIQSGKVWRRSNAGTAGDDQHLTGAGLIVDYQWQRTVNASLAWSHPIWESRSGNGGNPRNELWARLTVNF; via the coding sequence ATGGGGCGAGCGCTCGTGGTTGGGGGAATTTTGCTAGGGGCCAGCACTGGCCTGCGTGCTCAGACTGCGCCGAGCCCGGGGACGATCCTGAAGCAAAGCACTCCGCCGCCGCCTTTGCCGACGGCGCCAGACAGCGTCCTCAAACTGCCCGGGCCTTCGCAGCAGTCGGCAGATGATTCCACACCTATTCCGGTTACGCACATCGAATTAACCGGCAATAGCCTTATCTCCAGCAACCAACTGAAGCCGCTGGTCCAGGGCCTGGAAGGGCGCACCGTCACCCTTGGTGCGCTTCAGCTGGCCGCTCAACGCATCACGGCACTGTATCAGGAGCGAGGTTATCCGCTGGCGCATGCCTTTGTTCCAGCGCAGACCATAACCAAGGGGGTGGTCCGTATCGAGGTGGTGGAGCCACACTATGATCGCATCGACATAGACGACCATAGCCGGCTCAGAATGAGCCAGGCCAAGAGCACATTGGGATTGAGTGCGGGTTCGGCCATTGCGCAAGGCGGGCTGGAACGCGGTCTGCTACTGCTCAATAGAACGCCCGGTATTCGTGTGGCCGGCACCTTGGTGCCAGGTGCGCAACCTGCGACCAGTACCTTGCAAGTCAGGATCGACAATACGCCACTGCTGCACGCGGCTTTTTACTCGGACAATTATGGCAACGATTCGACCGGACGCGCGCGTATTGGCGGCAGCCTCAGCCTGGACAACCCCTTAGGCCATGGCGCCCAGCTGACGCTTAATGCGCTGACCAGCACAAACGGGTTGCTGCATTCGTATGGATTCAGCGTCACCTCGCCAGACCTGTCGAACGGTCTGCGTGCAGGCGCTTACGGTTCGCACACCGATTATCGTCTCGGTGGTGACTTCGCCGCGCTGGAAATGAGCGGTCGTGTCAGGCAGGTCGGTGCCGATCTCGACTATCCATTGCTGATGGCACCCGGGCGGTTGATTGGGCTACGCTTGGACGCACTGCATAATGACTTCGCGCAGCGCAGCGGTGTGCTGGCAACTGACAGCCGCTGGCATATCAATCTGCTGAGGTTGAGTCTTAATGGTGCCTTCGCCGATTCCGGCGGCGGTCTGACTTCGGGCGGACTTAGCATCAGCCGCGGCGTACTGGGTCTGGACAGTGCCGATGCACGCAACGCCAACAACACCGGGATAGGTGCGCCGGGCGAATTTTGGGTCGGACAGCTGTTGCTGCAACGCGATCAGACACTGCCGCTGGGCTGGAACCTTACAGTACGCTTCAGCGGGCAACTGGCCTCGCGCTCACTGGACGGTAGCGAGCAATTCTATCTCGGCGGCCCCTATGCAGTGATGAGTGCGCCGGCCAACAATGGAGGTGGCGACGACGGTGTTCTGCTGGACGCGCGCATTATGCACCCGATCCCCGGAATCCACACCGGAAGGCTGCAAGGGGGGGGGATGATCCAGTCGGGCAAGGTCTGGCGGCGCTCCAATGCCGGCACGGCTGGCGACGATCA